In Altererythrobacter rubellus, the following are encoded in one genomic region:
- a CDS encoding cation diffusion facilitator family transporter — protein MSRSSLTRSAAFASIGTALFLVGLKLWAAWKTDSTAMLGSLADTALDLIASIATLVGVWIASQPADRNHRFGHGKAEALAAVFQVMLITLSAGGIALRAITRLIEGGETAAAEEGIAVSVIAILATFALLAWQRHVIRKTESIAIRTDHLHYQSDLFLNMAVIVALVLDQYLGLSLADPLFGLAIAAWLAWGAFRAGGEAIDHLMDHEWPEERRDEFLAVLARHPDIRGVHDLRTRTSGADDFVQFHMAVDPHLSIVEVHDMMDEVEARIEKEFPGVEVLIHPDPNGLVNEQGPAAEELLPERN, from the coding sequence ATGAGCCGTTCCTCGCTGACCCGCAGTGCGGCTTTCGCTTCGATCGGGACAGCTCTGTTTCTGGTCGGGTTGAAGCTTTGGGCGGCATGGAAAACCGATTCCACGGCAATGCTGGGCAGCCTCGCTGATACGGCGCTGGATCTTATTGCCAGCATTGCGACGCTTGTCGGTGTGTGGATTGCTTCCCAGCCCGCTGACCGGAACCACCGTTTTGGGCATGGCAAGGCAGAGGCGCTGGCTGCTGTCTTCCAAGTGATGCTGATCACTCTGTCTGCTGGCGGGATCGCCTTGCGTGCGATCACACGCTTGATCGAGGGCGGAGAGACCGCTGCGGCGGAGGAAGGGATTGCGGTATCTGTTATCGCAATCCTTGCGACCTTTGCCCTGCTGGCTTGGCAGCGGCATGTAATCCGCAAGACAGAATCGATCGCGATCCGGACGGACCATCTGCATTATCAGAGTGATCTGTTCCTCAACATGGCGGTTATCGTGGCGCTGGTGCTTGACCAATACCTCGGCCTAAGTCTGGCGGATCCGTTATTCGGGCTGGCTATAGCTGCATGGCTTGCTTGGGGGGCTTTTCGCGCAGGTGGCGAAGCAATTGACCATTTGATGGACCATGAATGGCCTGAAGAACGGCGCGACGAGTTTCTCGCGGTGCTTGCGCGGCATCCTGACATCCGCGGCGTGCATGACTTGCGCACGCGGACCAGCGGCGCAGATGACTTTGTCCAGTTTCACATGGCCGTGGATCCGCATCTCTCGATCGTTGAAGTGCATGACATGATGGATGAGGTCGAAGCGCGGATCGAAAAGGAATTTCCCGGTGTTGAAGTGTTGATTCACCCCGATCCGAACGGGCTGGTCAACGAACAGGGGCCCGCCGCAGAAGAGCTATTGCCCGAACGCAACTGA
- the mnmA gene encoding tRNA 2-thiouridine(34) synthase MnmA: protein MTITMDLSAGLTPEALFDLPKPASESRIVVAMSGGVDSSVVAALGAASGAEVIGITLQLYDYGAATGRKGACCAGDDISDARNVADRLGIAHYVFDHESAFREDVVEQFADEYLAGRTPVPCIRCNMGPKFTDLFKMARELGADCLATGHYVRRHIGAAGPELHRALDPARDQSYFLFATTEDQLDYLRFPLGGLPKSQVRELAEQAGLRNANKPDSQDICFVPDGDYAKIVKKMRPEGGASGPIVHAQTGETLGEHKGIVHYTVGQRRGLDIGGQPEPLYVVGLDAANRAVKVGPKIMLAVSSATVIETNRIGPLPDAPLTAKVRSLAKPVPITLDGPLGDGATTTIRFANPEFGVAPGQAAVIYAGERVVGGGWIESTTSAA, encoded by the coding sequence ATGACCATCACTATGGATCTTTCAGCAGGGTTGACGCCCGAAGCTTTGTTCGACTTGCCAAAACCGGCGAGCGAAAGCCGCATAGTTGTTGCTATGTCGGGCGGTGTTGATTCGTCTGTTGTGGCCGCGCTTGGCGCTGCGAGCGGTGCAGAAGTCATCGGCATCACATTGCAGTTGTATGATTATGGCGCGGCAACCGGGCGCAAGGGCGCTTGCTGTGCTGGCGATGACATTTCCGACGCGCGCAATGTCGCTGATCGTCTGGGCATTGCGCATTATGTATTCGATCACGAAAGCGCATTTCGCGAAGACGTGGTCGAACAGTTTGCCGATGAATATCTTGCCGGGCGCACCCCTGTGCCGTGCATACGCTGTAATATGGGGCCCAAGTTCACCGATCTTTTCAAGATGGCACGTGAGCTGGGGGCCGATTGCCTCGCCACCGGCCACTACGTGCGGCGACATATCGGTGCAGCAGGGCCGGAATTGCATCGCGCACTCGATCCGGCGCGCGATCAGTCATACTTCTTGTTCGCAACGACCGAAGACCAGCTCGACTATCTGCGCTTCCCATTGGGCGGCTTGCCTAAATCGCAGGTCCGCGAACTGGCTGAACAGGCTGGGCTGCGCAATGCCAACAAGCCAGACAGCCAGGACATCTGTTTTGTGCCGGACGGTGACTATGCCAAGATCGTGAAGAAGATGCGGCCAGAGGGCGGCGCTTCCGGTCCGATCGTCCACGCGCAAACCGGCGAGACGCTGGGCGAACACAAGGGCATTGTTCATTACACAGTTGGCCAGCGCCGCGGTCTGGACATTGGCGGACAGCCCGAACCGCTTTATGTGGTAGGGCTTGATGCGGCCAATCGTGCCGTCAAAGTCGGCCCTAAGATCATGCTGGCGGTATCTTCGGCGACAGTGATCGAGACAAATCGCATCGGGCCGCTGCCAGATGCGCCGCTGACGGCTAAAGTGCGCAGTCTGGCCAAACCTGTGCCGATTACTCTGGACGGGCCACTGGGAGACGGCGCCACCACGACGATCCGCTTTGCCAATCCCGAATTTGGTGTTGCGCCTGGTCAAGCTGCGGTGATCTACGCCGGAGAGCGCGTGGTCGGCGGCGGCTGGATCGAAAGCACAACTAGCGCGGCGTAG
- a CDS encoding serine hydrolase domain-containing protein: MNIKRSLLPIATLALLPALTSCADVPQKPAPLDEAALAAVTQNAGAPTQELAREVDDLFSRDGLGETRALIVMQNGEIAAERYGEGYGPDTRMISWSMAKTVSAIMIGMLVADGRLSLDESARVAMWQRPGDPRGEITLRQLLQMRSGLRHTEAGDPPYQSSEVRMLFLDGRDDMARWAKEQPLEEEPGAKFEYSSNTSVILADIAARALTTSEHPDARRQAVADFLEARLFGPLGMDSMVPEFDASGTLIGGSLIHGNARDWAKLGEFLRRKGSSPGGEQLVPSRWVHAMITSSPRSPHYGFQTWLNHPLDDPEAEHPLFPDRAPHSMFSLIGHMGQYVIVSPEQHLTVVRLGHSNREERIAMLQEVADVMKLYPVR, translated from the coding sequence ATGAATATCAAGCGGTCGCTTCTCCCTATCGCCACTCTCGCTTTGCTGCCAGCCCTCACTTCGTGCGCGGATGTGCCACAAAAACCCGCCCCGCTCGACGAAGCCGCGCTTGCAGCGGTTACGCAAAACGCTGGCGCGCCCACTCAAGAGCTTGCGCGCGAAGTCGACGATCTGTTCTCTCGAGATGGGCTTGGCGAAACCCGCGCTCTTATTGTCATGCAAAACGGTGAGATCGCGGCTGAGCGATATGGTGAGGGGTACGGCCCAGACACCCGCATGATCAGCTGGTCGATGGCCAAGACTGTCTCTGCAATCATGATCGGCATGCTGGTGGCAGACGGCCGTCTGAGCTTGGATGAAAGCGCGCGGGTGGCGATGTGGCAGCGACCCGGCGATCCGCGCGGAGAGATCACATTGCGTCAGCTGCTGCAAATGCGCAGCGGCTTGCGCCACACCGAGGCGGGCGATCCCCCGTACCAGTCGAGCGAGGTGCGCATGTTGTTTCTGGATGGCCGGGACGACATGGCGCGTTGGGCCAAGGAGCAACCGCTTGAAGAAGAGCCCGGAGCAAAGTTTGAATATTCGTCCAACACCAGCGTCATCCTGGCCGATATTGCTGCCCGTGCACTTACGACCAGTGAGCATCCCGATGCGCGGCGGCAGGCTGTTGCGGATTTCCTGGAAGCCCGGCTGTTTGGCCCGCTGGGCATGGATAGCATGGTGCCGGAATTTGACGCCTCAGGCACATTGATTGGTGGATCGCTGATCCATGGCAATGCGCGTGATTGGGCGAAGCTGGGCGAATTCCTGCGGCGCAAGGGCTCGTCACCCGGCGGAGAGCAATTGGTCCCAAGCCGCTGGGTGCATGCCATGATCACATCAAGCCCGCGCAGCCCGCATTATGGCTTTCAGACCTGGCTCAATCATCCTCTCGATGATCCGGAGGCGGAGCACCCGCTATTCCCAGATCGTGCTCCGCACTCCATGTTCTCACTGATTGGCCACATGGGCCAATATGTGATTGTCTCACCCGAGCAGCACCTGACAGTCGTGAGATTGGGCCACTCCAATCGCGAAGAACGCATCGCCATGCTGCAGGAAGTGGCTGACGTGATGAAGCTCTACCCCGTCAGATAG
- the pdxH gene encoding pyridoxamine 5'-phosphate oxidase: MGLFQAWFEDAKGSEPNDPNAMALATATPDGAPSVRMVLLKGHGPDGFTFYTNAHSRKGGEIRSNMQASLLFHWKSLRRQIRIEGPLTEVSPEMADAYFHSRPFVSQVGSAASDQSRPLESRATYIRRIEQLEEACKEADEVPRPPHWTGFTLAPQRIEFWRDRANRLHDRRQFDRTVDGGWTNTLLYP, encoded by the coding sequence ATGGGTCTGTTCCAGGCCTGGTTCGAGGACGCGAAGGGGTCGGAACCTAACGATCCCAATGCGATGGCGCTGGCTACCGCCACGCCTGACGGTGCGCCTTCGGTGCGTATGGTGCTGTTGAAAGGACATGGCCCGGATGGTTTTACCTTCTACACTAATGCACACAGCCGCAAGGGCGGCGAAATCCGCTCCAACATGCAGGCCTCCCTGCTGTTTCACTGGAAAAGCCTGCGTCGCCAAATTCGCATCGAAGGCCCGTTGACCGAGGTCTCGCCCGAAATGGCGGACGCCTATTTCCACTCGCGCCCTTTCGTGAGCCAGGTTGGCTCTGCCGCCAGTGATCAATCGCGTCCGCTTGAAAGCCGAGCCACATATATCCGCCGGATCGAACAGCTCGAAGAGGCATGCAAGGAGGCCGACGAAGTTCCGCGCCCACCGCATTGGACCGGCTTTACGCTCGCGCCGCAGCGGATCGAATTCTGGCGCGATCGGGCGAATCGCTTGCATGATCGCCGCCAATTTGACCGTACAGTCGATGGCGGCTGGACCAACACGTTGCTGTATCCATGA
- a CDS encoding efflux RND transporter periplasmic adaptor subunit has product MNYESNFKSETIDSIQSDYDLSGQTEHPSRLKWIIAATVLIVALLAALYVFLTSGDAAREGAGDDRSQAPSVTVIAPGRTEMTGSLVATGTLAARREMPVGVVGEGGRVVSVPVEQGQWVKAGQVLASIDRSVQSQQARSAEAQIEVATADADLAQANLDRSLQLVERGFVSKAQVDQLTATRDAARARVAVTRAQYNELLARNARLNIIAPAAGLLLERNVEPGQTVSAGSGTLFRIAKGGELELNAQVGDSELVRLSVGRPAKVQPVGSDDVFEGQIWQIEPFIDERTRQGTVRIALPYSPELRPGGFATAEISSGVVNAPMLPESAILSDQEGSFVYIVDKDNKARRRRVETGLVTDIGIAIASGLDGTEQVVLRAGGFLSDGESVSPQLQQK; this is encoded by the coding sequence ATGAATTATGAATCCAATTTCAAGTCTGAGACGATCGATTCTATCCAGTCAGACTATGATCTCTCTGGTCAAACCGAGCATCCCTCGCGTTTGAAGTGGATCATTGCGGCTACCGTATTGATCGTTGCGCTCTTGGCCGCGCTGTATGTTTTCCTGACAAGCGGAGATGCGGCTCGCGAAGGGGCGGGCGATGACAGATCGCAGGCCCCTAGTGTGACTGTAATCGCGCCGGGCCGCACAGAAATGACCGGCTCGCTTGTGGCAACGGGAACTCTGGCTGCACGCCGGGAAATGCCGGTTGGTGTGGTTGGCGAAGGCGGTCGCGTTGTCTCAGTTCCTGTCGAACAGGGCCAGTGGGTGAAGGCCGGTCAGGTGCTTGCTTCGATTGACCGTTCGGTTCAGTCTCAACAAGCGCGCAGCGCGGAGGCGCAAATCGAAGTTGCCACAGCTGATGCCGATCTGGCGCAGGCAAATCTCGATCGTTCGCTACAACTGGTCGAGCGCGGGTTTGTTTCGAAAGCTCAGGTAGACCAGCTGACCGCGACACGTGATGCAGCGCGGGCCCGCGTTGCGGTGACGCGCGCGCAGTACAATGAATTGCTTGCCCGAAATGCGCGGCTGAACATCATTGCGCCAGCCGCGGGCCTCTTGCTTGAGCGTAATGTCGAGCCTGGCCAGACTGTTAGTGCCGGTTCGGGCACACTGTTTCGTATCGCCAAGGGCGGCGAGCTGGAACTCAATGCCCAGGTTGGCGACAGCGAACTTGTGCGTCTCTCGGTTGGGCGCCCGGCTAAGGTTCAGCCCGTCGGTTCGGACGATGTATTCGAGGGCCAGATCTGGCAGATTGAGCCATTCATCGATGAACGCACGCGCCAGGGGACCGTTCGTATCGCGCTGCCCTATTCGCCAGAATTGCGTCCGGGTGGTTTCGCGACAGCTGAAATCAGCAGCGGTGTCGTAAATGCGCCGATGCTGCCGGAATCCGCAATACTCTCCGATCAGGAAGGCAGCTTTGTCTATATAGTGGACAAAGACAACAAGGCGCGTCGCCGCCGTGTCGAAACCGGTCTTGTAACAGACATTGGTATTGCGATAGCATCCGGGCTCGACGGCACCGAGCAGGTCGTTTTGCGGGCTGGCGGTTTCTTATCCGATGGTGAATCGGTCTCACCGCAATTGCAACAAAAATAA
- a CDS encoding PhzF family phenazine biosynthesis protein, giving the protein MHQTIVFIDAFAGEDARGNLAAVIELDSYPDDAVLQAQATEIGAPATVFLRPRDSQDAFDVRWFSPEQEIVLCGHGALAAGHAALSQTQTHSVNLHTATGKVLGITSNGPDASYELSLPALPTMPHEWHQLVAALGAEPRELRWNPAGYALAIYDRPEQVAGLKPGMSGLETRGKVQITASAAGSLPGRKSDITSRVFSNAGREDAATGSAHAVLTPYWTERFGKSQLHAFQASARGGVFVCRMDADHVVLSGRCIEVPDAI; this is encoded by the coding sequence ATGCACCAAACGATTGTTTTCATCGATGCCTTCGCAGGCGAGGATGCGCGCGGAAATCTCGCCGCTGTCATAGAGCTGGACAGTTATCCCGACGACGCGGTGTTACAGGCCCAGGCGACTGAGATCGGCGCCCCTGCAACCGTATTTCTGCGCCCGCGGGATTCGCAAGACGCATTTGATGTGCGCTGGTTCAGTCCGGAACAGGAGATCGTTCTGTGCGGCCATGGTGCATTGGCCGCAGGGCATGCGGCGCTTTCGCAAACGCAGACCCACAGCGTGAACCTGCATACGGCAACCGGCAAAGTGCTGGGCATTACGAGCAATGGGCCTGACGCGTCTTATGAGCTGTCATTGCCTGCTCTGCCGACAATGCCGCACGAATGGCACCAACTGGTTGCGGCGTTGGGGGCAGAGCCGCGCGAGCTGCGCTGGAATCCCGCTGGCTATGCATTGGCGATTTACGACCGGCCTGAACAGGTTGCGGGGTTGAAGCCGGGCATGAGCGGCCTGGAAACACGCGGCAAAGTGCAGATTACGGCCAGCGCCGCGGGATCTCTTCCGGGCAGGAAATCCGACATTACCAGTCGCGTTTTTTCAAATGCCGGGCGCGAGGACGCGGCAACCGGGTCTGCCCATGCGGTGTTGACCCCATATTGGACTGAAAGATTTGGCAAGTCGCAACTGCATGCCTTTCAGGCGAGCGCGCGTGGCGGTGTGTTTGTTTGCCGGATGGATGCCGACCATGTGGTGCTGAGCGGCCGATGTATAGAGGTGCCTGACGCTATCTGA
- a CDS encoding DUF1153 domain-containing protein, producing MIENQEIRPVQVIGPLGEPLTTDDLPSPETKRWVARRKAEVVAAVNGGLLTIDEVLDRYDLTLEEFASWQRAVDRSGMQGLRVTRVQHYRALYERQLKY from the coding sequence ATGATTGAGAACCAAGAAATTCGCCCGGTTCAGGTGATTGGCCCCCTCGGGGAGCCGCTGACCACAGATGATCTGCCGTCGCCGGAGACCAAGCGATGGGTCGCTCGCCGCAAGGCGGAAGTGGTCGCGGCCGTCAACGGTGGCCTTCTGACAATCGATGAAGTTCTTGATCGCTATGATCTGACGCTGGAAGAGTTTGCTTCATGGCAACGTGCCGTAGACCGCTCTGGCATGCAGGGCCTCCGGGTGACTCGTGTCCAGCACTACCGCGCTCTGTACGAGCGTCAGCTCAAATACTGA
- a CDS encoding efflux RND transporter permease subunit, translating into MNFRNISAWSIRNPTIPLVLFASLLLAGMLSFYRLDIVNNPDVEFPGVRVNISQPGAAPTEIENQITQQVESAVRSLNGVRNISSTASEGNSSTFVEFEIGVDPNVAVADVKNALDTIRGSLPDGILEPRVSRVDIAGGFLGIFAVEANDMTIEQLSWFIDDTVAKRLLAIPGMAEVGRFGGVNREIEVTLDLQKMQSLGVTASQINQVLRVDNIDAAGGMAEVGGTRQSVRVLGNDATAFELSQRQIRLTSGVTVKLSEVARVRDGFSERTSISKVRGKEVVNFFMSRAKGASDVTVFDQAKVVIEEVQAENPNVKFIPLFNTVKYTESQYESSIAAMVEGAILAVIVVFFFLRDWRATMISAVAIPLSAIPTFWFMDLIGFNLNFLSLLALGLVAGVLVDDAIVEIENIVRHMRMGKSAYQASIDAADEIGLPVVATSFCIVAVFLPVGLMPGVTGQFFKNFGLTVVIAVLMSLAVARMITPMLAAYFLEAKGHAAHGEGKWMDRYMQVLRWSLNRGTMHARREGLPGPKRRWLYVIAFLLLIPVLLVTSGIAVFASFGAMDGLQVASTIAGGLTGGEHSFFYGWIQRPILILQLAIATAVGFVALLLIFGLLGVATRLFGTRLAKTWQYLYARFFDHRVWMLGLGYFSFLLTVLLFGQTPFQLEPEIDDENAQIEIEMVPGTTLETTEQVAEQVADLLYEQQEVLRALERVQQGQATIYITLKDDRERSSIEFEREMSPILARIPDARVRFQNQNGPGRGNDSGRALTIMLAGSDPVLLSETAARLVEEMKGLDEIVAPRISADIPRPEIIIRPRTELLSELGISTVALSQTIRIATMGEIEQNSAKFSLSDRQIPIRVRLPEGDRRDLTTLQNMPVPTNAGTSVPLGTVADITFGAGPTRIQRYNQNRRVFVGADLASGVLRGDAMQLVNALPTLQDLPQGVIRDAVGQDELQAELLENFAAALVAGILLVFGVLVLLYKRLMSPLVNMTSLALAPLGGIFLVWLVGQPLSMPVLIGTLLLLGIVSKNSILLIDFAIEEMANGTRKLDAIMEAGHKRAQPIVMTTVAMTAGMVPTAISLTGDGAWRAPMGTVVIGGLILSTLLTLLIVPAGFSLADGLEKRIGPWMRQRFLTYRPDEHGEGTGGDAVPGVQPAE; encoded by the coding sequence GTGAATTTTCGCAACATCTCAGCATGGTCAATCCGTAACCCGACCATTCCTCTCGTCCTGTTTGCATCATTGCTACTGGCAGGAATGCTTAGCTTCTACCGCCTGGATATTGTGAACAATCCTGACGTCGAATTTCCCGGCGTCCGTGTAAACATCTCGCAGCCTGGTGCTGCGCCCACCGAAATTGAGAACCAGATTACCCAGCAGGTCGAATCAGCAGTTCGTTCGCTCAACGGCGTCCGCAATATCAGTTCGACGGCCAGCGAAGGAAACTCGAGCACATTTGTCGAGTTCGAAATCGGCGTAGACCCAAATGTCGCTGTGGCGGATGTGAAGAACGCGCTCGACACAATACGCGGCAGTTTGCCAGACGGCATTCTTGAACCGCGCGTCAGCCGCGTTGATATCGCTGGCGGCTTCTTGGGCATTTTTGCTGTTGAAGCCAATGACATGACGATCGAGCAGCTAAGCTGGTTTATCGATGATACTGTCGCCAAGCGTTTGCTCGCCATACCGGGCATGGCAGAGGTGGGCCGGTTTGGCGGCGTGAACCGCGAAATTGAAGTCACGCTCGACCTCCAAAAGATGCAATCCCTGGGCGTCACCGCAAGCCAGATCAACCAGGTACTTCGCGTTGACAATATCGACGCAGCGGGCGGCATGGCAGAGGTTGGCGGAACGCGGCAATCGGTTCGCGTCTTAGGCAATGACGCAACCGCATTCGAACTTTCGCAACGCCAGATCCGCCTAACAAGCGGTGTCACAGTCAAGCTATCTGAGGTAGCGCGTGTGCGCGACGGCTTCTCCGAGCGCACTTCGATCAGCAAGGTGCGCGGTAAGGAAGTGGTGAATTTTTTCATGTCCCGCGCAAAGGGTGCTTCAGACGTCACCGTTTTCGATCAGGCCAAAGTTGTGATCGAGGAGGTTCAGGCCGAAAATCCGAATGTGAAGTTCATTCCGCTTTTCAACACGGTCAAATACACTGAAAGCCAATACGAGAGCTCGATTGCAGCGATGGTCGAAGGCGCGATCCTGGCCGTAATCGTAGTGTTCTTCTTCCTGCGCGATTGGCGCGCGACGATGATTTCCGCGGTTGCTATCCCGCTTTCGGCCATCCCGACATTCTGGTTCATGGATTTGATTGGGTTCAACCTCAATTTCCTCTCGCTGTTGGCGCTCGGCCTGGTCGCCGGCGTGCTGGTTGATGATGCGATTGTGGAGATTGAGAATATCGTGCGGCATATGCGGATGGGCAAGTCTGCTTATCAGGCTTCGATTGATGCGGCGGATGAAATCGGGCTGCCGGTTGTGGCCACCAGTTTCTGTATCGTGGCGGTGTTCCTGCCGGTTGGCCTTATGCCGGGCGTGACCGGACAGTTCTTCAAAAACTTCGGCCTGACGGTTGTGATCGCGGTGCTGATGAGCCTGGCCGTTGCGCGTATGATCACGCCGATGCTGGCGGCCTATTTCCTGGAGGCAAAGGGCCATGCCGCGCATGGTGAAGGCAAGTGGATGGACCGCTATATGCAGGTCCTGCGCTGGTCGCTGAACCGTGGTACGATGCATGCGCGGCGTGAGGGATTGCCAGGACCAAAGCGTCGTTGGCTCTATGTAATCGCGTTTCTTTTGCTGATTCCAGTTCTCTTGGTGACGTCGGGCATAGCGGTCTTTGCCTCGTTTGGTGCGATGGATGGTTTGCAAGTCGCCTCGACAATTGCCGGTGGACTTACCGGAGGCGAACATTCATTCTTCTACGGCTGGATCCAGCGACCAATTCTCATCCTACAACTTGCTATCGCGACCGCCGTTGGCTTCGTTGCGTTGCTCCTTATATTTGGTTTGCTTGGTGTTGCGACGCGCCTGTTCGGAACTCGCTTAGCTAAGACATGGCAATATCTTTACGCCCGCTTCTTCGATCACCGCGTCTGGATGTTGGGCCTCGGCTACTTCTCTTTCTTGCTTACCGTTTTGCTGTTTGGGCAGACACCTTTCCAACTTGAACCGGAAATTGATGACGAGAATGCGCAGATCGAAATCGAAATGGTGCCAGGCACCACTCTAGAGACCACCGAGCAAGTAGCCGAGCAAGTTGCTGATCTGCTTTACGAACAACAGGAAGTGCTTCGCGCTTTGGAGCGTGTGCAACAAGGCCAGGCGACGATCTACATCACTTTGAAGGATGACCGTGAGCGCAGCTCGATCGAGTTTGAGCGCGAAATGTCACCTATTTTAGCGCGCATTCCCGATGCGCGCGTTCGCTTCCAGAACCAGAATGGCCCCGGCCGCGGCAACGACAGCGGCCGTGCCTTGACCATCATGCTGGCCGGTTCGGATCCGGTCTTGCTGAGCGAAACAGCTGCACGCTTGGTCGAGGAGATGAAGGGCCTTGACGAGATTGTTGCACCCCGGATCAGCGCGGATATTCCGCGCCCTGAAATAATCATTCGGCCACGAACCGAATTGCTATCCGAGCTCGGCATTTCGACAGTTGCTTTGAGCCAGACGATCCGGATCGCGACAATGGGAGAAATCGAGCAAAATTCTGCCAAATTTTCGCTATCTGATCGCCAGATTCCGATTCGCGTGCGTTTGCCCGAGGGGGACCGCCGTGACCTTACCACGCTGCAGAACATGCCAGTGCCCACCAATGCAGGTACGTCTGTACCGCTTGGGACAGTGGCCGACATCACTTTCGGCGCAGGACCAACCCGTATTCAACGTTACAACCAGAATCGCCGTGTTTTCGTTGGCGCCGATTTGGCGAGCGGCGTCCTGCGGGGCGATGCGATGCAACTGGTCAACGCGCTGCCAACATTGCAGGATTTGCCGCAAGGGGTGATCCGCGATGCTGTTGGCCAGGATGAGCTTCAAGCTGAGCTGCTCGAAAATTTCGCAGCTGCGCTTGTCGCAGGGATATTGCTGGTCTTCGGCGTCTTGGTGCTGCTTTATAAACGTTTGATGAGCCCGCTCGTCAACATGACCTCGCTGGCGCTGGCGCCGTTGGGCGGCATCTTCCTGGTGTGGCTGGTGGGACAACCGCTCTCCATGCCGGTGTTGATCGGCACCTTGCTGTTGCTCGGCATCGTCTCGAAGAACTCGATCCTGCTGATCGATTTCGCGATCGAAGAGATGGCGAATGGTACGCGTAAACTCGATGCAATCATGGAGGCCGGGCACAAGCGTGCGCAGCCGATTGTGATGACGACCGTCGCCATGACCGCTGGTATGGTGCCGACTGCCATCTCGCTTACAGGTGACGGCGCGTGGCGCGCACCGATGGGCACCGTGGTGATCGGCGGCCTGATCCTGTCGACGCTGCTGACCCTGCTGATTGTGCCTGCGGGTTTCAGTCTGGCGGATGGTTTGGAAAAACGGATCGGCCCGTGGATGCGCCAGCGGTTCCTGACCTATCGTCCGGACGAGCATGGCGAGGGTACCGGCGGCGACGCTGTTCCAGGGGTGCAACCTGCAGAGTAA
- a CDS encoding DnaJ C-terminal domain-containing protein: MSDPYSTLGVARSASEADIKSAYRKLAKELHPDRNKGKPDASERFSDVTKAYDLLSDKEKRARFDRGEIDAEGNPTNPFAGGFGGRPGGGGGGAQGFRPKDFEGFGTEGVDLSDLFDGLFGGGGQRRSSGLGGGFGSQQRPPPQKGPDAHYRLTVPFVSAASLEDQRITLADGKTISVKLPAGVDDGTQMRLKGKGKPGPGGNGDGLVIVEIGSHPFYHRDGDHIRMDLPITLDEALNGAKIKCPTADGPVMLTIKPRTNGGTVMRLKGKGWSTKSGGRGDQLVTLEIQMPDDADELSKRLEGWKDDSNPRTKLGI, encoded by the coding sequence ATGTCTGATCCTTACTCCACCCTCGGCGTGGCGCGCTCTGCCTCTGAAGCAGATATCAAGAGCGCGTACCGCAAGCTCGCCAAGGAACTGCACCCTGATCGCAACAAGGGCAAGCCCGATGCATCCGAGCGCTTCTCGGACGTTACAAAGGCTTACGATCTGTTGTCCGACAAGGAAAAGCGGGCGCGGTTCGATCGCGGTGAGATCGATGCAGAAGGCAATCCCACAAACCCTTTTGCAGGCGGATTCGGCGGACGGCCCGGTGGCGGTGGCGGTGGCGCACAGGGCTTCCGGCCTAAGGATTTCGAAGGGTTCGGCACCGAAGGAGTGGATCTGAGCGATCTGTTTGACGGACTGTTCGGTGGTGGGGGCCAGCGCCGCAGTTCGGGACTGGGCGGCGGATTCGGCAGCCAGCAGCGACCGCCTCCGCAAAAGGGCCCGGACGCGCATTATCGCCTGACTGTGCCGTTCGTCAGCGCCGCGTCGCTTGAAGATCAACGGATCACTCTGGCAGACGGCAAGACAATTAGTGTGAAATTGCCAGCGGGTGTCGATGATGGCACGCAGATGCGCCTGAAAGGCAAAGGCAAGCCCGGTCCGGGCGGCAATGGAGACGGGCTGGTTATTGTCGAAATCGGCTCGCATCCATTCTATCACCGCGATGGCGACCACATCCGGATGGATTTACCGATCACGCTTGATGAGGCGCTGAACGGCGCAAAGATCAAATGCCCTACGGCAGACGGCCCTGTGATGCTGACGATCAAACCGCGCACCAATGGCGGCACGGTAATGCGCCTGAAAGGCAAGGGCTGGTCAACCAAGAGCGGCGGGCGCGGAGATCAGCTGGTCACACTGGAGATTCAAATGCCAGACGATGCAGACGAACTTTCCAAGAGGCTCGAAGGCTGGAAAGACGATAGCAATCCACGCACCAAACTAGGTATTTAA